The Desulfatibacillum aliphaticivorans DSM 15576 genome segment TTCCGGATTTTCCACGTCCGCCGCCTGAAAAGAATAAAAAATGTGAGCCGGGGATGTCTGAACGCCATTAAACCAATCGTGGTGGAGGCTATAGGTAATGGAAGGAATTTTGATAAAGCCAGCCCTGCTAATCAAATCCACGCCTTCAGGCGTCAAGTGTCCGTCATCGTCTACAAGGTCGCATGCACCCGTCAGCAAAAAGCATAAGAACAAAAGAAGCAAAATAATCCAAGAAATCTTTTTCATACACTCCTCCTATATAATTATAATTCGTTGACCATGAGCAGTCTATTAACAATAGGATTGCCGCGACTAATGCTATGCAATTTTTGCACCGGATAAAGGGATGAATAGGGAATCCGTTGCGAGCGCGCTTGGTTTTGCATCCGCAGGCGCTCTAAAATAAGGCCCTGGGAGTTTGACGGAGATATTCGGAAATGAGGCCTCGAGCGGCCCGTGCTCCGGAGCCGCTCGAGGTTGAAAAAGGCGATGCCTGCTTTTGCGTCAGGATTATGGCGACATCCCTTCAAGGATAATGCTTCCGCCAGATGTCCATGAGGTTTGCAATGGCGGACTCCGGGTCATGGGATTGGTTAACCGCCCGGACCACGGAGAAATTCCCGGCGCCGTGCTCCAAAACCTGGGGCAGGTTTTCCGGGTTGATCCCGCCGATGGCCACGCAGGAAAGAGGCGAGCCCTTGATGATCCGGCCCATGGCTTCCAGGCCCACCGTCGGGTCGGGCTTGTCCTTGGTAGGCGTTGGGAATACCGGCCCCACGCCGATGTAATCGGGCTGCAAATCCCTGGCGGCCAGTTCCTGCTCCACGCCGTGGGTGGACAGGCCGAATTGCTTGCCCGGCGCCGTCCACATGGATCTGGCCTCCTCCAGGCTCATGTCCTCCTGACCCAGATGCACGCCGTCGGCGTCCGCCTCTTTGGCTATGTCCACATGATCGTTGACTATAATCAGCGTTTTGGAGCCTTTCGTGATTTCCCGAAGGCTCAGGGCTTTTTCCAGGATTTCCTCCTTGGGCGCGTTTTTCATCCTAAGCTGAAGATAGCGCAAGCCCTGGTTAACGGCGGCCCAGGCGCAGGCCTCGTACCCGGCGACGGGATTGGTCAGGATCAGGTACAAACCGTAGGGTTTATCCATCGATATCCTCCAGGATCATCTTGGCCACCTTGCGGCCGCTCATGAACATGCCGCCGAAAATGGGGCCCATGCGGAACCCGCCGCTGGCGTTGTTGGCGGCCATGCCCGAGACGTACAAGCCGGGATACAGGCATTTGGTGTTTTCCACGGTGGAAGCCTCGCCCAGTTCCATCCACATGGGCTTTTCGCCCATAATCTTGCCCGTGGGAGTGTCGATTTTAATGCCCGCCTTGCGGGTGGCCAGGTCGGTGATTTCACCGGGATGGCCGGTGCCGTCCAGGACGGCCTTGGACATGACCACCAGGGGATCCACGTGCATGCCCAGGCGCTCCACGGGAGTCCAGTTGACCACCACGCCGCAGATCCGGCCTTCGCGGCAGACCACGTCCTCCACGGACACGGAGTTGTTAATCATGACGCCGGCCTTTTTTGCGCCGAAAATCAGGCCCGAGGCCACTTCCACGGAGTCCGCCGTGTACAGGCCGTCTCCCGCGCTTTTGTAGGAGATGTTGAAGTCGTCCAAAATGTGCAGGGCCTCCTCCTGGATGACGATTTCGTTGAACAGCATGCCGCCGCCCCACACGCCGCCGCCCGGCGCCAAAAGGCGTTCGAAGATGGCGACTTTTTTGCCTTCCTTGGCGAGCGCCGTGGCCGCCACCAGGCCGGAAGGGCCTGCGCCCACGATGGCCAGATCCACTTCCAGGAAGTTCTGCAGTTTTTCAAAATAGGTCCTAACGATTGCCGATGTGATTCTTTCTTCCATGATTCCTCCGAAAAAGTAAAAAAGGCGACTCCCGAATCCGGGAGCCGCCTTAATACTCATTCGTGCACATGGTTCCCTAGCGCCGGCATTACCCGGATCAGGTTCAGTGGGTATAATCTCAGCCCGAATTTCTCTTCGGGCACCCCAACCATCATTTGGGTGTGGTATAGCCTGAAAAATGAGGCGTGTAAAGGGATTAATGATTGAATTTTGTTAGATGGTCGCGACGTGGTCTTTAAAGAGGGGATCAGTCTCAATGAGAAATTTCGGACTTCACGGTTCGATCCGCCACTGGATTTTGCCCAACCTCAAGATTTTCTTACCTTAAATTTATTAATAAAAAATGTATTTTATCAAATAGTTATATAGAATATTTGAGTATCTGATGCTTCAGATATCTGATACATCAGATACTTAAACCTTGACAAGAATAAGACTTCTAAAGTATCTGTTTCTTCAGATATCTGAACAAACAGATACTTTGAGGGAGGCGCCGATGAAAATTCATTATGGAGGGCCGGTTTCTGGCGAACATTGTTTTTCAAGGCCGGACCTGGAGCAGAAAATAAGCCGATTCATAGAAAACGGGGCGGGCGTCAAAATGTTTGGGCTGCGCAGAATCGGCAAGTCCACCCTGATGCAAAACGCCTGTCAGGAAATGAGAATTAAAGGCTGCCAGGTCGTCGAGATCGATGCTCAGGGGATGCGTTCGGTGGATAATTTGCTATTCGAAGTTTTTAAAGCGCTTCACAAGGAGCAAAAAGGCTTCATGAGCATCCTCAATAACCTTGTAGCCAAGGATCCAGCGATTCCTAAAGCAATCAAAGCGTTTTTCAACAAGCTAATGAAAGGAAAGGGCTTTCCTGAAAATCAGACTGGCATCGCTGACTATTGGCCGCATTTTTCCGACCTGATCGTCCAAACCCTTCAAGTTCAGCAACCTAAAATTTTGTTAGCCATAGATGAGCTTCCCTTCATGCTTGAAAATATGATTAACGATCACCCGGAGAAATCCGCAGCCGATGTGGATAGGCTGTTGGCCGCTCTGCGCCAGTGGCGAGACCATGGGGTAAAAATGATTTTTGCAGGCTCCATTGGTATAACTGGG includes the following:
- the thiE gene encoding thiamine phosphate synthase, whose product is MDKPYGLYLILTNPVAGYEACAWAAVNQGLRYLQLRMKNAPKEEILEKALSLREITKGSKTLIIVNDHVDIAKEADADGVHLGQEDMSLEEARSMWTAPGKQFGLSTHGVEQELAARDLQPDYIGVGPVFPTPTKDKPDPTVGLEAMGRIIKGSPLSCVAIGGINPENLPQVLEHGAGNFSVVRAVNQSHDPESAIANLMDIWRKHYP
- a CDS encoding sulfide-dependent adenosine diphosphate thiazole synthase; amino-acid sequence: MEERITSAIVRTYFEKLQNFLEVDLAIVGAGPSGLVAATALAKEGKKVAIFERLLAPGGGVWGGGMLFNEIVIQEEALHILDDFNISYKSAGDGLYTADSVEVASGLIFGAKKAGVMINNSVSVEDVVCREGRICGVVVNWTPVERLGMHVDPLVVMSKAVLDGTGHPGEITDLATRKAGIKIDTPTGKIMGEKPMWMELGEASTVENTKCLYPGLYVSGMAANNASGGFRMGPIFGGMFMSGRKVAKMILEDIDG